One genomic region from Bacillus rossius redtenbacheri isolate Brsri chromosome 6, Brsri_v3, whole genome shotgun sequence encodes:
- the LOC134532627 gene encoding heat shock protein 68-like isoform X1 — MAPKAPAVGIDLGTTYSCVGVWQHGKVEIIANDQGNRTTPSYVAFTDAERLIGDAAKNQVAMNPENTVFDAKRLIGRRFDDTKIQADIKHWPFKVVNDGGKPKIQVQYKGETKTFAPEEISSMVLTKMKEIAEAFLGATVRDAVITVPAYFNDSQRQATKDAGAIAGLNVLRIINEPTAAALAYGLDKNLKGEKNVLIFDLGGGTFDVSILTIDEGSLFEVKATAGDTHLGGEDFDNRLVNHFVDEFKRKYKKDITKNPRAIRRLRTAAERAKRTLSSSTEASLEIDALFDGIDFYTRISRARFEELCSDLFRSTLQPVEKALADAKMDKSSIHDVVLVGGSTRIPKIQSLLQNFFAGKTLNLSINPDEAVAYGAAVQAAILSGDTSSQIQDVLLVDVAPLSLGIETAGGVMTKIIERNSRIPCKQNKTFTTYADNQPAVTIKVYEGERAMTKDNNLLGVFDLTGIPPAPRGIPKIDVTFDLDANGILNVTAKDESSGHSRNIVIKNDKGRLSQAEIERMLSEAERYKEEDDRQRERVAARNELESYLFNVKQAVEEAGARLPDQDKQQVKQECEDMIRWMDCNTLADKEEYKDKLRELQRKCQPVMMKLHGQSGGDAGQAYAGSGQSGPSGPTVEEVD; from the exons ATGGCACCTAAAGCGCCTGCTGTGGGGATAGACCTTGGAACGACGTATTCTTGTGTTGGTGTTTGGCAGCATGGCAAAGTTGAGATAATTGCAAATGACCAGGGAAACAGAACGACTCCAAGTTATGTTGCATTTACCGATGCGGAGAGACTAATCGGCGATGCTGCTAAGAATCag gTGGCGATGAACCCTGAAAACACAGTATTTGATGCCAAACGTCTCATTGGTCGGCGATTTGACGACACAAAAATCCAGGCCGATATCAAGCATTGGCCGTTCAAGGTCGTGAACGATGGAGGCAAACCAAAGATCCAGGTTCAGTACAAGGGGGAGACGAAGACCTTCGCCCCAGAGGAGATCAGCTCGATGGTCCTGACCAAGATGAAGGAAATTGCAGAGGCTTTCCTGGGCGCCACTGTCCGCGATGCAGTCATTACAGTCCCAGCCTATTTCAATGACTCCCAGCGTCAAGCTACGAAAGACGCAGGAGCTATAGCGGGTCTCAATGTGCTGCGCATCATCAATGAGCCAACTGCTGCAGCGCTGGCATATGGTCTTGACAAGAACCTCAAAGGAGAGAAGAATGTCCTTATCTTCGACTTGGGTGGTGGAACCTTTGATGTTTCCATTCTGACCATTGATGAAGGGTCATTGTTCGAAGTCAAGGCCACTGCGGGAGACACTCATTTGGGAGGCGAAGACTTTGACAACAGACTCGTTAACCATTTTGTGGATGAGTTTAAGAGGAAGTACAAGAAGGACATCACCAAGAACCCACGTGCCATCCGCAGACTAAGGACAGCTGCAGAGAGGGCGAAGAGGACACTGTCGTCCAGCACGGAAGCCAGCTTGGAGATTGATGCCCTGTTCGATGGTATCGACTTCTACACCCGCATTTCCAGGGCACGTTTCGAGGAGCTGTGCTCAGATCTGTTCCGCAGCACTTTGCAACCTGTGGAGAAGGCTCTTGCTGATGCCAAGATGGACAAGAGCTCGATTCACGATGTAGTTTTGGTCGGAGGCTCGACTCGCATCCCCAAGATCCAGTCGCTACTGCAGAACTTCTTTGCCGGGAAGACTTTGAACCTGTCGATAAACCCGGACGAGGCCGTGGCATACGGTGCGGCCGTCCAGGCAGCCATTTTGAGCGGAGACACCAGCTCCCAGATCCAGGACGTGCTTCTGGTGGATGTGGCTCCGCTGTCTCTGGGCATAGAGACTGCCGGTGGAGTGATGACCAAGATCATAGAGCGAAACAGCAGAATTCCTTGCAAGCAAAACAAGACGTTCACCACGTATGCAGACAACCAACCGGCTGTGACCATCAAGGTGTACGAGGGAGAGCGGGCCATGACCAAGGACAACAACTTGCTGGGGGTGTTCGACCTGACCGGCATCCCACCAGCTCCACGCGGCATCCCCAAGATCGACGTGACCTTCGACCTGGACGCCAACGGCATCCTGAACGTGACTGCGAAGGACGAGAGCTCGGGCCACTCGCGCAACATCGTGATAAAGAACGACAAGGGGCGGCTGTCGCAGGCGGAGATAGAGCGCATGTTGTCGGAGGCGGAGCGCTACAAGGAGGAGGACGACCGGCAGCGGGAGCGTGTGGCCGCCCGCAACGAGCTGGAGAGCTACTTGTTTAACGTGAAGCAGGCGGTGGAGGAGGCAGGGGCCCGCCTGCCGGACCAAGACAAGCAGCAGGTGAAGCAGGAGTGCGAGGACATGATACGCTGGATGGACTGCAACACTCTGGCAGACAAGGAAGAGTACAAGGACAAGCTGCGGGAGCTCCAGCGCAAGTGCCAGCCCGTCATGATGAAGCTGCACGGGCAGTCCGGTGGCGACGCTGGGCAGGCCTATGCCGGCTCGGGCCAGTCGGGTCCGTCGGGTCCCACTGTGGAGGAGGTAGACTAA
- the LOC134532627 gene encoding heat shock protein 68-like isoform X3 produces MNPENTVFDAKRLIGRRFDDTKIQADIKHWPFKVVNDGGKPKIQVQYKGETKTFAPEEISSMVLTKMKEIAEAFLGATVRDAVITVPAYFNDSQRQATKDAGAIAGLNVLRIINEPTAAALAYGLDKNLKGEKNVLIFDLGGGTFDVSILTIDEGSLFEVKATAGDTHLGGEDFDNRLVNHFVDEFKRKYKKDITKNPRAIRRLRTAAERAKRTLSSSTEASLEIDALFDGIDFYTRISRARFEELCSDLFRSTLQPVEKALADAKMDKSSIHDVVLVGGSTRIPKIQSLLQNFFAGKTLNLSINPDEAVAYGAAVQAAILSGDTSSQIQDVLLVDVAPLSLGIETAGGVMTKIIERNSRIPCKQNKTFTTYADNQPAVTIKVYEGERAMTKDNNLLGVFDLTGIPPAPRGIPKIDVTFDLDANGILNVTAKDESSGHSRNIVIKNDKGRLSQAEIERMLSEAERYKEEDDRQRERVAARNELESYLFNVKQAVEEAGARLPDQDKQQVKQECEDMIRWMDCNTLADKEEYKDKLRELQRKCQPVMMKLHGQSGGDAGQAYAGSGQSGPSGPTVEEVD; encoded by the coding sequence ATGAACCCTGAAAACACAGTATTTGATGCCAAACGTCTCATTGGTCGGCGATTTGACGACACAAAAATCCAGGCCGATATCAAGCATTGGCCGTTCAAGGTCGTGAACGATGGAGGCAAACCAAAGATCCAGGTTCAGTACAAGGGGGAGACGAAGACCTTCGCCCCAGAGGAGATCAGCTCGATGGTCCTGACCAAGATGAAGGAAATTGCAGAGGCTTTCCTGGGCGCCACTGTCCGCGATGCAGTCATTACAGTCCCAGCCTATTTCAATGACTCCCAGCGTCAAGCTACGAAAGACGCAGGAGCTATAGCGGGTCTCAATGTGCTGCGCATCATCAATGAGCCAACTGCTGCAGCGCTGGCATATGGTCTTGACAAGAACCTCAAAGGAGAGAAGAATGTCCTTATCTTCGACTTGGGTGGTGGAACCTTTGATGTTTCCATTCTGACCATTGATGAAGGGTCATTGTTCGAAGTCAAGGCCACTGCGGGAGACACTCATTTGGGAGGCGAAGACTTTGACAACAGACTCGTTAACCATTTTGTGGATGAGTTTAAGAGGAAGTACAAGAAGGACATCACCAAGAACCCACGTGCCATCCGCAGACTAAGGACAGCTGCAGAGAGGGCGAAGAGGACACTGTCGTCCAGCACGGAAGCCAGCTTGGAGATTGATGCCCTGTTCGATGGTATCGACTTCTACACCCGCATTTCCAGGGCACGTTTCGAGGAGCTGTGCTCAGATCTGTTCCGCAGCACTTTGCAACCTGTGGAGAAGGCTCTTGCTGATGCCAAGATGGACAAGAGCTCGATTCACGATGTAGTTTTGGTCGGAGGCTCGACTCGCATCCCCAAGATCCAGTCGCTACTGCAGAACTTCTTTGCCGGGAAGACTTTGAACCTGTCGATAAACCCGGACGAGGCCGTGGCATACGGTGCGGCCGTCCAGGCAGCCATTTTGAGCGGAGACACCAGCTCCCAGATCCAGGACGTGCTTCTGGTGGATGTGGCTCCGCTGTCTCTGGGCATAGAGACTGCCGGTGGAGTGATGACCAAGATCATAGAGCGAAACAGCAGAATTCCTTGCAAGCAAAACAAGACGTTCACCACGTATGCAGACAACCAACCGGCTGTGACCATCAAGGTGTACGAGGGAGAGCGGGCCATGACCAAGGACAACAACTTGCTGGGGGTGTTCGACCTGACCGGCATCCCACCAGCTCCACGCGGCATCCCCAAGATCGACGTGACCTTCGACCTGGACGCCAACGGCATCCTGAACGTGACTGCGAAGGACGAGAGCTCGGGCCACTCGCGCAACATCGTGATAAAGAACGACAAGGGGCGGCTGTCGCAGGCGGAGATAGAGCGCATGTTGTCGGAGGCGGAGCGCTACAAGGAGGAGGACGACCGGCAGCGGGAGCGTGTGGCCGCCCGCAACGAGCTGGAGAGCTACTTGTTTAACGTGAAGCAGGCGGTGGAGGAGGCAGGGGCCCGCCTGCCGGACCAAGACAAGCAGCAGGTGAAGCAGGAGTGCGAGGACATGATACGCTGGATGGACTGCAACACTCTGGCAGACAAGGAAGAGTACAAGGACAAGCTGCGGGAGCTCCAGCGCAAGTGCCAGCCCGTCATGATGAAGCTGCACGGGCAGTCCGGTGGCGACGCTGGGCAGGCCTATGCCGGCTCGGGCCAGTCGGGTCCGTCGGGTCCCACTGTGGAGGAGGTAGACTAA
- the LOC134532627 gene encoding heat shock protein 68-like isoform X2 produces MQVAMNPENTVFDAKRLIGRRFDDTKIQADIKHWPFKVVNDGGKPKIQVQYKGETKTFAPEEISSMVLTKMKEIAEAFLGATVRDAVITVPAYFNDSQRQATKDAGAIAGLNVLRIINEPTAAALAYGLDKNLKGEKNVLIFDLGGGTFDVSILTIDEGSLFEVKATAGDTHLGGEDFDNRLVNHFVDEFKRKYKKDITKNPRAIRRLRTAAERAKRTLSSSTEASLEIDALFDGIDFYTRISRARFEELCSDLFRSTLQPVEKALADAKMDKSSIHDVVLVGGSTRIPKIQSLLQNFFAGKTLNLSINPDEAVAYGAAVQAAILSGDTSSQIQDVLLVDVAPLSLGIETAGGVMTKIIERNSRIPCKQNKTFTTYADNQPAVTIKVYEGERAMTKDNNLLGVFDLTGIPPAPRGIPKIDVTFDLDANGILNVTAKDESSGHSRNIVIKNDKGRLSQAEIERMLSEAERYKEEDDRQRERVAARNELESYLFNVKQAVEEAGARLPDQDKQQVKQECEDMIRWMDCNTLADKEEYKDKLRELQRKCQPVMMKLHGQSGGDAGQAYAGSGQSGPSGPTVEEVD; encoded by the exons ATGCAG gTGGCGATGAACCCTGAAAACACAGTATTTGATGCCAAACGTCTCATTGGTCGGCGATTTGACGACACAAAAATCCAGGCCGATATCAAGCATTGGCCGTTCAAGGTCGTGAACGATGGAGGCAAACCAAAGATCCAGGTTCAGTACAAGGGGGAGACGAAGACCTTCGCCCCAGAGGAGATCAGCTCGATGGTCCTGACCAAGATGAAGGAAATTGCAGAGGCTTTCCTGGGCGCCACTGTCCGCGATGCAGTCATTACAGTCCCAGCCTATTTCAATGACTCCCAGCGTCAAGCTACGAAAGACGCAGGAGCTATAGCGGGTCTCAATGTGCTGCGCATCATCAATGAGCCAACTGCTGCAGCGCTGGCATATGGTCTTGACAAGAACCTCAAAGGAGAGAAGAATGTCCTTATCTTCGACTTGGGTGGTGGAACCTTTGATGTTTCCATTCTGACCATTGATGAAGGGTCATTGTTCGAAGTCAAGGCCACTGCGGGAGACACTCATTTGGGAGGCGAAGACTTTGACAACAGACTCGTTAACCATTTTGTGGATGAGTTTAAGAGGAAGTACAAGAAGGACATCACCAAGAACCCACGTGCCATCCGCAGACTAAGGACAGCTGCAGAGAGGGCGAAGAGGACACTGTCGTCCAGCACGGAAGCCAGCTTGGAGATTGATGCCCTGTTCGATGGTATCGACTTCTACACCCGCATTTCCAGGGCACGTTTCGAGGAGCTGTGCTCAGATCTGTTCCGCAGCACTTTGCAACCTGTGGAGAAGGCTCTTGCTGATGCCAAGATGGACAAGAGCTCGATTCACGATGTAGTTTTGGTCGGAGGCTCGACTCGCATCCCCAAGATCCAGTCGCTACTGCAGAACTTCTTTGCCGGGAAGACTTTGAACCTGTCGATAAACCCGGACGAGGCCGTGGCATACGGTGCGGCCGTCCAGGCAGCCATTTTGAGCGGAGACACCAGCTCCCAGATCCAGGACGTGCTTCTGGTGGATGTGGCTCCGCTGTCTCTGGGCATAGAGACTGCCGGTGGAGTGATGACCAAGATCATAGAGCGAAACAGCAGAATTCCTTGCAAGCAAAACAAGACGTTCACCACGTATGCAGACAACCAACCGGCTGTGACCATCAAGGTGTACGAGGGAGAGCGGGCCATGACCAAGGACAACAACTTGCTGGGGGTGTTCGACCTGACCGGCATCCCACCAGCTCCACGCGGCATCCCCAAGATCGACGTGACCTTCGACCTGGACGCCAACGGCATCCTGAACGTGACTGCGAAGGACGAGAGCTCGGGCCACTCGCGCAACATCGTGATAAAGAACGACAAGGGGCGGCTGTCGCAGGCGGAGATAGAGCGCATGTTGTCGGAGGCGGAGCGCTACAAGGAGGAGGACGACCGGCAGCGGGAGCGTGTGGCCGCCCGCAACGAGCTGGAGAGCTACTTGTTTAACGTGAAGCAGGCGGTGGAGGAGGCAGGGGCCCGCCTGCCGGACCAAGACAAGCAGCAGGTGAAGCAGGAGTGCGAGGACATGATACGCTGGATGGACTGCAACACTCTGGCAGACAAGGAAGAGTACAAGGACAAGCTGCGGGAGCTCCAGCGCAAGTGCCAGCCCGTCATGATGAAGCTGCACGGGCAGTCCGGTGGCGACGCTGGGCAGGCCTATGCCGGCTCGGGCCAGTCGGGTCCGTCGGGTCCCACTGTGGAGGAGGTAGACTAA
- the LOC134532628 gene encoding peroxisomal membrane protein 11B has product MDVIIKLNSQTAGRDKLVRLLQYASKAAWHFLQQKEVNRRSVDKLKSLEYTFSSFRKLLRLGRFLDTLYSALVSVHYEDLVVRATCTLSKIAHALFLLADNMLWVGRTGLVSVDSERWNKVANKYWLASVAMNLARDLYEVLRLLERGSRGPPAPAWYSAGPPRKGLPLATLAREHKDVLVDTVKNGCDLMIPLTALGYARLSPGAVGVLGVVSSLAAIVGLVDPEARLEPS; this is encoded by the exons GTTGCTGCAGTACGCGAGCAAGGCGGCATGGCACTTCCTGCAGCAGAAGGAAGTGAACCGACGCTCCGTGGACAAGCTCAAGAGCCTGGAGTACACCTTCAGCTCCTTCCGCAAGC TGCTGCGGCTCGGCAGGTTCCTGGACACGCTGTACAGCGCGCTGGTGTCGGTGCACTACGAGGACCTGGTGGTGCGTGCCACCTGCACGCTCTCCAAGATCGCACACGCCCTCTTCCTTCTGGCCGACAACATGCTGTGGGTGGGCCGCACGGGGCTCGTGTCCGTGGACAGCGAGCGCTGGAACAAG GTGGCCAACAAGTACTGGCTGGCGTCGGTCGCCATGAACCTGGCGCGCGACCTGTACGAGGTGCTGCGCCTGCTGGAGCGGGGGAGCCGCGGCCCACCGGCGCCGGCCTGGTACAGCGCCGGCCCGCCGCGCAAGGGGCTGCCGCTGGCGACGCTCGCGCGGGAGCACAAGGACGTGCTGGTGGACACGGTGAAGAATGGCTGCGACCTGATGATACCCCTGACGGCGCTGGGCTACGCGCGGCTCAGCCCGGGCGCGGTGGGCGTGCTGGGCGTGGTGTCGTCCCTGGCGGCCATCGTGGGGCTGGTGGACCCCGAGGCGCGCCTGGAGCCGTCCTAG